The Caballeronia sp. SL2Y3 genome includes a window with the following:
- a CDS encoding CysB family HTH-type transcriptional regulator — translation MNLHQFRFVREAVRQNFNLTEAAKALYTSQPGVSKAIIELEDELGVEIFTRHGKRVRSLTEPGRIILASVEKILQEVESLKRVGKDYAAQDQGNLVIAATHTQARYSLPAAIAEFKKRFPKVHLSILQGSPTQVAEMVIHDQADIAIATEAIANYKELVSLPCFQWQHLAVMLPEHPLLERKLLTLDDLVQYPLITYEAAFAGRTKINHAFHLRNLTPDIVLEAIDADVIKTYVELGLGVGIMADIAFNPERDRHLRAMPVGHLFGTNVTRLALKQGAYLRSYVYTLVELLSPSMNRKLIEQALSGDHESYEL, via the coding sequence ATGAATCTGCATCAGTTCCGCTTCGTGCGGGAGGCCGTGCGGCAGAACTTCAACCTGACCGAAGCCGCCAAGGCGCTGTACACATCGCAGCCGGGCGTGTCGAAGGCGATCATCGAGCTGGAAGACGAGCTGGGCGTCGAAATCTTCACGCGGCACGGCAAGCGCGTGCGGTCGCTGACCGAACCGGGGCGCATCATTCTCGCGTCCGTCGAAAAAATCCTGCAGGAAGTGGAAAGCCTCAAGCGCGTCGGCAAGGATTACGCGGCGCAGGATCAGGGCAATCTCGTGATCGCCGCGACCCACACGCAGGCGCGCTACTCGCTGCCGGCCGCCATCGCGGAATTCAAGAAACGCTTCCCGAAAGTGCATCTGTCCATCCTGCAAGGCAGCCCGACGCAGGTCGCCGAGATGGTCATTCACGATCAGGCGGACATCGCCATCGCCACCGAAGCCATCGCGAACTATAAGGAACTGGTGTCGCTGCCCTGCTTCCAGTGGCAGCATCTGGCGGTCATGCTGCCGGAGCATCCGCTCCTGGAACGCAAGCTTCTCACGCTCGACGATCTCGTGCAGTACCCGCTCATCACGTACGAAGCGGCGTTCGCCGGGCGCACGAAGATCAACCATGCGTTCCACCTGCGCAATCTGACGCCGGATATCGTGCTCGAAGCCATCGACGCGGACGTCATTAAGACTTACGTCGAACTGGGGCTCGGCGTCGGGATCATGGCGGACATCGCGTTCAATCCCGAGCGCGACCGCCATTTGCGCGCGATGCCGGTGGGGCATCTGTTCGGCACGAACGTCACGCGGCTCGCGCTCAAGCAAGGCGCTTATCTGCGCAGCTATGTGTATACGCTCGTCGAGCTGCTTTCGCCCTCGATGAACCGGAAGCTGATCGAGCAGGCGCTTTCCGGCGACCACGAAAGCTACGAACTCTGA